caatggcaagaacaaatcccgagcaataaacagctacgccctgccagtgatcagataccctgcgggaataataaggtggccaaaggaagagatacagaccacagatgttaagacacgaaagctcctcaccatgcatggagggttccaccccaaatccagcaccctgagactatacgctagccgcaagtaaggaggccgaggactagtgagcgtgagagccactatccgggatgaaccATCCAAGATCCacaagtacatcaaggataaggccccgacagatgacgtgctgagtgaatgtctcaggcagtggagaacagaggatgagatgctggaagagggaccatcatgggaggacaagcccttacacgtgATGTATCACCAGAACTTAACTGAAgtagctgatctcaacaaatcctaccaatggcttgaaagggctgggctgaaggacagcacagaggcactcatcctgactgcacaggagcaggccctgagcaccagagccatagaggaccagatctaccacaccagacaagacccaaggtgtagactgtgcaaagaggcccctgagacggtccagcacataactgcagggtgtaagatgctggcagggaaagcatacatggaacgccataaccaagtggctggcatagtatacagaaAAATCTGtgtggagtatggactggaaaccccaagatcaaagtgggaaacacctcccaaggtggtagagaacgagcgagccaaggtcctgtgggacttccagatacagacagacagaatggtaatggcgaaccaaccagacattgtggtggtggacaaagagcagaggaaagccgtagtggtggctgtggcaataccaagcgatggcagcatcaggaaaaaggaacatgagaaactagagaaataccaagggctcagagaagaactggagaaggcttggaaggttaaggccacagtggtgcctgtggtgatcggagcactgggggcagtgacccccaaactggagcagtggctacaacagatccctggaaaaacatctgacatcttagtccagaaaagtgcagtcctaggaacagcaaggatactgcgcagaaccctcaagcttcctggcctctggtagaggacccgagcttggaaagtgtatacacactctattctcaccctccgcgggtggtctcatccactttccaagctcgggtcctgcTCGGACCGtcgtgagacaggttagttttaccctactgatgatgtgttgttgcaatagtaatctatatatatatatatatatatatatatatatatatatatatatatatatatatatatatatatatatatatatatatatatatatatatatatatatatatatatatatatataaaatactggggaataatataaaaatacttCTATCGATAGAAGTATGGAAAACTATTACCTATAGAAATGATGTTCAGACTTATTTTTTTGTTATGTCTGTTTATCGTGTTTATTCACCTTTTCCACACATTACAACTGGTCCAGGCAATCCTCGCAGTCCTGGgtctcctttttcccccctAGGTCCCATAGGTCCAGGGGGTCCATCCATTCCTGGAAATCCTGGACAGAAAAGGACATCAGTAAACAAACTCGGTGTGGTTAAAGTGTCAGTCCTCTTTCCTTATGAGACAATATGACTTTTtttaatccatccatccgtccgtccatacatacatacatacatacatacatacatacatacatacatacatacatacatacatacatacatacatacatacatacatacatacataaccACTCATCCGTGGCCGGGTCACAGAGGCAGTAGTCTGAGCAAAAGAGTTCCAAACTTCCCCAAacatttcctccagctccttcttttgtgacccaaagctcatgaccataggtgaggataggaacatagattgaccgagagagctttgccttttggctcagctgcCTCCTCACCACGATGGATCTGTACACCAACCGCATCATTTCAGCCACCACACCGATCCATAAttaatctcacgctccttccttcccccacttgtgaacaagaccccaagatacttgaactcctccacttggggaaggaaaaaggtggtttgctcctCCAatctggagagagcaaaccacctttttccggttaagaaccatggcctcagacttgaAGGAAATTATTCTCCTCCCAGCCACTTCACattcagctgcaaaccgccccagcgcacgctggtgttcctggcctgatgaagccaacaggacaacatcatctgcaaaaagtaGAGACTCAATCCTGTGGTACCTGAAACAAACCCCTACTGTCcattaaaataatgaagaaGGGCAGtcctgccaaagtccaacatgcaccgggaacaggtctgacttactgctgacaatgtgaaccaagctcctgctccggttgtacagagaccaaacagctcttagcaaagagccttggacttcATACTCCCAGAGCCCCCCCACAGGATGCTATGAGGGACGCGGCCATCcatgtccacaaaacacatgcagactggttgggcaaactcctaCAAACCCTTGAGTACCCTGCTGACGGTGTAGAGCTGGTCTAGGATTCCACAACCAGGATGAGAATCAcgttgttcctcctgtatccaagAATCGACTATCGGCCAAATTCTCCTCTTCAGCACCCTGGTAtggactttcccagggaggctgagaagtgtgatccccctaaagtctctctctctctctctctctctctctatctatctatctatctatctatctatatatatatatatatttttatatatatatatatatatatatatatatatatatatatatatatatatatatatatatatatatatatatatatatatatatatatatatatatatatatatatatatatatatatatatatatatatagatagatagatagatagatagatagatagatagagagagagagagagagagagagagagagagagagagaggaacacactctcctttcCCTCTTTTTGTGATGAGGGaaaaccaccccggttgtccagtccagaggaactgtcttCATTGTTGTTGCAGAGgcatgtcacccaagacagccccacaacatccagagacttgaggtactcagggtGGATCTCATCCAACCCCGCTGCCCACCGAGGAGAAGCAATTGGCATTGAACAaaataacagacaaaacagGATAAGAGAACAATAACAGTATTGACTGTGCAAAAAATGGTATTAAAAAAAGGTATTAAGTAAATACAAATTTAGAGAAGCAGACTATTTATTAACACTGAACATTATCCACACGCTGCATGTCAACTGTTGTGTTCTTTCCAGGACACTACTGTTCTTTTGGGAAAACAgaacttgttttatttgtgtacaTACGTTTACATTTTGTCATTAGATATTTAGACCGAAAGTACCATTAgagaaaatatttcacattgGTGACACACTGATCGaagagaaaatattttttccttttaaaatagATATGATAAATACTGAGAACCTGCAGAAGACTTACTTTAAAAACAGGATTTGCCAGAAATGTTAAGTAATAAAAATGCAACGTGTGGGAGAACTGTAGCGATGACGTTAACCTTTTGCACTTTTTATACCTCGATCCCCTTTTGCCCCTGGAAGACCCGGGTCCCCCCATGGTCTTCCTCCCCCCATTGGTCCTGGAATCCCCGGTGGCCCTGGTGGTCCCGCTGACCCTACTTTTCCCGGTGGTCCTTCTGCCCCTGGTGGCCCATCTGCCCCTGGTGATCCCGGTGGTCCCGGAGGTCCCAGTGGCCCTGGTGGCCCCTGTGGTCCCACTTCTTTGTTATCTGAATGCTGACTGTAGCCAACAGCAGCAATCACACAAAGGATGCAGAGCAGGAGACACAGCCTCATCTTCTCAAAGCAGAGCTAAAATCTGTCTAAAATAAAGTTCACATACAAtataaaaaacatctgaaatatattatatatataatttatgacTAGTGAATACTATTGAATACAGAGTCCTGTTAATTGAACTGAAATGGTCTTTGAATTAAAAATCCATTTAACTTCATAGatgctttaaaatgtttgtttttataatttttataatgAGAAATTCTTGAACTTAACATGTTAAAAGCCATGCATTTAAAATTATAGTCACTGAAAGCAAACTTTGACAATCATGCTAATTGTTATAGTTGATTTCTAGAGTAGAAtcagtttcacacacacatttgaagCACGTTTTGCTCGTGTATTCATGTCTTTAGAACAACAATAATTATGAAATAAGCCAAACACATATTAAGGTGCTAAAAGTATAAACAGTGTTGGTTAGTGAAAAATGAAGAAACTTACAGTTTAACTTGGAGTTCTCTGAAGAAGTGCTGCTGCCTTTCTGGTTCCCAGAGAAAAGTGGTGAACAAAACAGTTTGGTTTTCAGagatatgacaatgattcaataGAGCAAATGAAAAACAGGTGAATAATCTGTGTGGGGATATAACTTTGCTTTTATGCCTTGGAGCAAGTTAactacatgtgtttttattcaggtTTAAATATGAGAACATCTGTACAACCATTGCATTGCATTGATGTCTAcactcaaaaaaacaaaacgtttTTTGGGGGCGGCTGTGTCACAGTGAGAAGACAGGGACTCTAGAACAAACCAAACCTTTAGCTACTAGAACGCTAGAacacctgctggaggagctctaCTGGACCTGACAAACAATAAAAGCCTTCTGAGAACAATCACGTGTCACCCGCCACCTGCCGTTTTCTGACAGCAAGCTGCAGCCCGTGTCCTGGATGGATCTTTCTGGCTGTTCTTCTGCCCATTTGGTGAAGACCAGAGGTCGGTTTTTCACATCAGTAGTAAAGTCCCCCTCTGATTTTTTATGGTTGACGCTGATCCAGGCCGTTTTGACAGTTTCACCAAACACCCGGGTCAACATGTTGTTCTCGTCTTCGTTCTGTGGCAAAGCCAGCTCTAGGCCTTGACTGGAGCAGAACTCCACAGCCCCCGAGAACGAGCCCGTCTCCCTGTGGGACACGAAATATTTCTGGCCAACCCTCTTGACAAAGTCGTAGGTCGTgactggaaaaaacaaaacaacaggcagGAAATCAGAGATGTTCTTACAAATAGTACTGGTTTTATAAtatctgggttttttttaagATGTCACTTATGTatcacattcacaaacaaacCATTGACATAAATCATGTTATTTGTTGAGTCAGATACTCACCATAATCTAATTTAGCAACGGCCTCCTTTAATGGTTCAAGGTCCTGGTAAAGAGGTGTAATTAAATCTGGATTAAACAGAGTAAACAAAATTACCAGATATATTAGGTTAAGTTACAGAAATTTTTATTAACTTTAATTCTCTGTTATATTAAAAGAAACTGCAGAAATAGATGTAATAAATTGTTTTAG
The genomic region above belongs to Betta splendens chromosome 6, fBetSpl5.4, whole genome shotgun sequence and contains:
- the LOC114857425 gene encoding mannose-binding protein C-like; protein product: MRLCLLLCILCKFLDHQDHRDHKGHQELEGFQELQGHQELKGYEGFQELQENQDLLDLLDLLDLEDFKVREDVQDLQDLQDLKVFLDLLQCVEEDLEPLKEAVAKLDYVTTYDFVKRVGQKYFVSHRETGSFSGAVEFCSSQGLELALPQNEDENNMLTRVFGETVKTAWISVNHKKSEGDFTTDVKNRPLVFTKWAEEQPERSIQDTGCSLLSENGRWRVTRDCSQKAFIVCQVQ